In Fibrobacter sp., a single genomic region encodes these proteins:
- a CDS encoding carboxypeptidase regulatory-like domain-containing protein, whose protein sequence is MSNRFLKSSLFALTVSVVMGLWACSDDKTAGTVTDTGNTIAGVEDIRVTGVVTRVDGSVASEAVVRMARRAVIENGALRVPEHIEVTTDTAGVFAFDSALADTFQLAVIDTSASEIFYLPRTTRESGDIDSIRLEKAAVFNSVLYYEDVTDPAVPVGAHFTVSLEGTPFYQSVFAGDSFSVLIPAGDWWMEFFPGDPLIVAKLQDSGVSDSLIFRSWKLDDVKAGDSVSAGPFMWSTTTEVDSLIKEEEKEAEIVSRISGKVLCKGDKPCEGVEVALVTDLYGFGFTEGDSLEFTAATTTDSLGRWWLPVPEEVPDDSFRVEYRLLEKGKVALAGVSRYAKKKEVENLKDTLDLGKTTLLKTSGLVSGVLLVVNQNDTTQSNNCMVNSVVVGIKGTTHFVREVTCNMLSVNDLPAGKQELLLYSGDTKVVSTLQKEMVPLENYVVENEISLPEGGVQQQQWMTYTPPSPPRGTAPKK, encoded by the coding sequence ATGAGCAATCGCTTTTTGAAATCTTCTTTGTTTGCCCTGACTGTAAGCGTTGTCATGGGGCTTTGGGCTTGTAGCGACGACAAGACTGCAGGTACGGTGACCGATACAGGCAATACCATTGCCGGTGTAGAAGATATCCGAGTGACAGGTGTTGTTACCCGCGTAGATGGAAGCGTTGCCTCCGAAGCCGTGGTTCGCATGGCTCGCCGCGCTGTCATTGAGAACGGGGCGCTGAGGGTTCCTGAACATATTGAAGTGACTACCGACACTGCCGGTGTGTTCGCCTTTGATTCCGCCTTGGCAGACACTTTCCAGTTGGCTGTTATCGATACGAGCGCGTCTGAAATCTTCTATCTCCCGCGTACTACACGCGAATCCGGTGATATCGATAGCATCCGCCTTGAAAAGGCCGCTGTGTTCAACAGCGTTCTGTATTACGAAGACGTGACTGATCCTGCGGTTCCGGTTGGGGCCCACTTTACGGTATCCCTCGAAGGTACCCCCTTCTACCAGAGCGTGTTTGCAGGAGATTCCTTCTCCGTGTTGATTCCTGCTGGCGACTGGTGGATGGAGTTCTTCCCTGGCGATCCCCTGATTGTTGCTAAGCTTCAGGATTCCGGAGTCTCTGACAGCCTGATTTTCCGCAGCTGGAAGCTGGACGACGTTAAGGCCGGCGATTCTGTTTCTGCAGGCCCCTTCATGTGGAGTACCACGACCGAAGTGGATTCCTTGATCAAGGAAGAAGAAAAGGAAGCTGAAATCGTTTCTCGCATTTCCGGTAAGGTCCTGTGCAAGGGCGACAAGCCCTGTGAAGGAGTGGAAGTCGCCCTGGTTACGGACCTTTATGGCTTTGGCTTTACCGAAGGCGATTCCCTGGAATTTACCGCAGCAACGACGACCGATAGCCTTGGTCGCTGGTGGCTTCCAGTTCCCGAAGAAGTTCCCGACGACAGTTTCCGTGTGGAGTATCGCCTGCTTGAAAAGGGCAAGGTTGCTCTTGCTGGAGTTTCCCGCTATGCCAAGAAGAAGGAAGTTGAAAATCTGAAGGATACCCTGGACTTGGGCAAGACTACCTTGTTGAAAACCTCTGGCCTGGTCAGCGGCGTGCTTCTGGTGGTGAACCAAAACGACACGACCCAGTCCAACAATTGCATGGTAAACAGTGTTGTTGTGGGCATCAAGGGTACAACCCACTTTGTAAGGGAAGTGACCTGTAACATGCTGTCTGTCAACGACTTGCCTGCGGGAAAACAGGAACTTTTGCTCTATTCTGGAGACACGAAGGTGGTTTCTACGTTGCAGAAGGAAATGGTTCCCCTGGAAAATTACGTGGTCGAAAACGAAATTTCCCTGCCGGAAGGGGGTGTCCAGCAGCAGCAGTGGATGACTTACACTCCGCCGAGCCCTCCCCGTGGAACGGCTCCGAAGAAATAA